A DNA window from uncultured Methanoregula sp. contains the following coding sequences:
- a CDS encoding DUF447 domain-containing protein: MGILKGGINEVIATTATNAAPMGIHLRDGKATIVLFKGSHTAQNIERDRWVVANIIHDPVLYVKTAFEDLPEESFTKEPVEGKTMLRLAAADAWAAFSVSIERTTTEAVIVSLTLQKEIIENVAVHPPNRGFGSIIDATVHATRFVKSRDPELKKLIDYHAGIVRKCGGKPELAALDLLLSCIK; this comes from the coding sequence GTGGGAATCTTAAAAGGCGGGATCAATGAGGTGATTGCCACGACCGCAACAAACGCGGCCCCGATGGGAATCCATCTCCGGGACGGCAAAGCCACCATAGTCCTCTTCAAGGGAAGTCATACAGCACAGAACATCGAGCGGGATCGCTGGGTTGTTGCAAATATCATCCACGATCCGGTCCTGTACGTGAAGACGGCGTTTGAGGATCTGCCCGAAGAATCGTTCACCAAGGAGCCGGTTGAAGGAAAGACCATGCTCCGCCTTGCCGCTGCCGATGCCTGGGCTGCCTTTTCGGTCTCGATCGAACGTACGACAACCGAGGCGGTGATAGTGTCACTTACGCTCCAGAAAGAGATAATCGAGAACGTGGCGGTTCACCCCCCGAACCGGGGGTTCGGCAGTATCATCGATGCAACCGTCCATGCAACACGATTTGTGAAGAGCCGCGATCCCGAACTCAAAAAGCTGATCGATTATCACGCAGGTATTGTCCGGAAGTGCGGGGGAAAGCCCGAACTCGCAGCTCTCGATCTTCTGTTGTCCTGCATAAAATAA
- a CDS encoding ATP-binding protein produces the protein MRPLSPKKQTIYDICIIISTIAAAVITFVSLNRGIYEVFPYFYLIPIILLAFSRPKLSIYGTVGIGWLYFAIVFLIGLPDMRTYTLATVWFYIFVSLGVLISTYSQVYRKEGERTCGSFYNSQAGVFSYDKKTLRIREANKKFAQMVRYDNEELLEKSLSDLIPDKTERDSFITKVRDNHRVGDIEVRFQAWDKSLRWALVSAAESTEPAVICTAVDITDNKLWQEAITQANKKLNLLNNVTRHDILNQLTALIGYLELSKQDTADPVMLKYIEKESAAAGAIRSQILFTRDYQNIGVHSPQWHNIAETISLASATIDPRKVFIKVTIPQIEIYADPLLEKVFYNLIENSLRHGEHVTGITITSADDDTGVDIIFEDNGVGVPEALKEKIFRREYYKNTGFGLFLSREILAITNLTIQETGTVGKGARFVIHAPRETYRRIKQV, from the coding sequence ATGCGGCCACTTTCCCCCAAAAAACAGACAATTTACGATATCTGTATCATTATAAGCACCATTGCTGCTGCCGTTATCACATTTGTCAGCCTGAACCGGGGAATTTACGAGGTCTTTCCTTATTTTTATCTTATCCCGATCATCCTTCTTGCGTTCTCCCGCCCGAAACTGAGTATCTACGGCACCGTTGGGATCGGGTGGCTTTATTTTGCCATTGTCTTTCTTATCGGCCTGCCCGATATGCGGACCTATACGCTTGCCACGGTCTGGTTCTACATCTTTGTCTCGCTTGGCGTCCTCATCTCAACGTACTCCCAGGTATACCGGAAAGAGGGAGAAAGGACCTGCGGGTCGTTCTACAATTCCCAGGCAGGGGTCTTCAGTTATGATAAAAAAACCCTCAGGATCCGGGAAGCCAACAAGAAATTTGCCCAGATGGTGAGATACGATAACGAGGAGCTTCTTGAAAAATCCCTCTCCGATCTTATTCCTGACAAAACAGAGCGCGACAGTTTCATCACCAAAGTCCGCGATAACCACCGTGTCGGGGATATCGAAGTCAGGTTCCAGGCCTGGGACAAAAGCCTGCGCTGGGCTCTCGTCTCGGCAGCGGAATCCACAGAGCCGGCCGTTATCTGCACTGCTGTGGATATAACCGACAACAAGCTCTGGCAGGAGGCAATAACCCAGGCCAACAAGAAACTCAACCTGCTCAACAACGTCACCCGCCACGATATTCTCAACCAGCTCACGGCACTCATCGGGTACCTTGAACTCTCAAAGCAGGACACTGCTGACCCGGTCATGCTGAAATATATCGAGAAGGAATCGGCAGCAGCAGGCGCAATCCGGAGCCAGATCCTCTTCACCCGCGATTACCAGAATATCGGCGTGCACTCTCCCCAGTGGCACAACATTGCCGAGACCATCTCCCTTGCGTCTGCCACCATCGACCCGAGGAAAGTTTTCATCAAAGTAACTATTCCCCAGATCGAGATTTATGCCGATCCGCTTCTCGAGAAGGTATTCTACAACCTAATCGAGAACTCCCTCCGGCACGGGGAACATGTGACCGGGATAACGATCACATCGGCAGACGATGACACCGGTGTGGACATCATCTTTGAGGATAACGGGGTCGGGGTACCCGAGGCCCTGAAAGAGAAAATTTTCCGGCGCGAGTATTACAAGAATACCGGCTTTGGACTCTTCCTGTCCCGGGAGATCCTGGCCATAACGAACTTAACGATACAGGAGACGGGGACGGTTGGCAAAGGAGCCCGGTTCGTGATCCATGCTCCAAGGGAAACCTACCGGCGGATCAAGCAGGTTTGA
- the hypE gene encoding hydrogenase expression/formation protein HypE: MKVNMMHGAGGEVMGELLETLTRFRNNNAGGIGLEAMDDGAVIPFNGANLVFTTDSHVVRPIFFPGGDIGRIAVSGTINDLAMMGGKPIALSCGMIIEEGFDVDDLARIVASMDEALGECGANLVTGDTKVMERGALDGIAINTAGIGVAKTVVRDNGLVPGDVIIVSGTLGDHGLAIMAHREGFDLGEQIKSDVAPLWKMMEKVLDAGTIHAMKDPTRGGFANAINEMARKSKVSVRIEEERIPIRKNVKSAAAMLGIDPLEVANEGKVVMGVPASDAEKILAALRSHPYGKEATIVGRVEKGAHVIMETAIGGERFIEPPMGDPVPRVC, from the coding sequence ATGAAAGTCAACATGATGCATGGCGCCGGTGGCGAAGTGATGGGCGAACTCCTGGAGACCCTGACCCGGTTCCGGAACAACAATGCCGGCGGGATCGGCCTTGAGGCCATGGACGATGGTGCGGTCATCCCGTTCAATGGCGCAAACCTTGTCTTTACCACGGATTCGCATGTTGTCCGGCCGATCTTCTTCCCGGGCGGGGACATCGGGAGGATCGCGGTCTCGGGAACCATCAACGATCTTGCCATGATGGGAGGAAAGCCCATCGCCCTCTCCTGCGGCATGATCATCGAGGAGGGTTTCGATGTCGACGACCTGGCCCGGATCGTTGCGTCGATGGACGAGGCGCTCGGGGAATGCGGGGCGAACCTGGTCACGGGCGACACGAAAGTCATGGAACGCGGGGCTCTTGACGGGATAGCGATCAACACTGCAGGCATTGGAGTTGCAAAGACGGTTGTGCGGGACAACGGCCTTGTTCCCGGCGACGTGATCATCGTATCCGGCACGCTTGGCGATCACGGCCTTGCCATCATGGCCCACCGGGAGGGATTCGATCTCGGGGAGCAGATCAAGTCCGATGTTGCCCCGCTCTGGAAGATGATGGAGAAGGTTCTCGATGCCGGCACGATCCATGCCATGAAAGATCCCACCCGCGGAGGGTTTGCAAACGCGATCAACGAGATGGCAAGGAAGAGCAAAGTCTCGGTGCGGATTGAAGAGGAGCGCATCCCGATCCGGAAGAATGTCAAGAGTGCAGCTGCCATGCTCGGGATCGACCCGCTCGAAGTGGCAAACGAAGGAAAAGTGGTCATGGGCGTTCCGGCGTCCGATGCAGAAAAGATCCTTGCAGCCCTCCGCTCGCACCCCTACGGCAAGGAAGCCACGATTGTCGGCCGGGTTGAGAAAGGAGCCCATGTCATCATGGAGACGGCAATCGGCGGCGAGCGGTTCATCGAACCCCCGATGGGCGATCCGGTTCCCCGGGTCTGCTAA
- a CDS encoding hydrogenase/urease maturation nickel metallochaperone HypA produces the protein MHEYTIAYDLYATARKAAVDNNAKRVKKVTVEMGKMAMANPEQVTFLFDTIKEEDPLFATTVLECHETAPQSKCVCGYAGEEIFVCPGCGALPELVKGREIVVTNVEIEVED, from the coding sequence ATGCACGAGTACACCATCGCGTATGACCTCTATGCCACAGCCCGCAAGGCAGCAGTCGACAATAATGCCAAGCGGGTCAAGAAGGTCACTGTCGAGATGGGAAAGATGGCGATGGCAAACCCCGAGCAGGTGACATTCCTGTTCGATACGATAAAAGAAGAAGATCCTCTCTTTGCAACAACCGTGCTCGAATGCCACGAGACCGCACCGCAGTCAAAATGCGTATGCGGGTACGCTGGCGAGGAAATATTTGTCTGCCCGGGATGCGGGGCTCTCCCCGAACTCGTCAAAGGCCGGGAGATCGTTGTCACGAATGTCGAGATCGAGGTGGAAGATTAA
- a CDS encoding HypC/HybG/HupF family hydrogenase formation chaperone: MCVAVPAEVLEIRDGNIGLVDYGDLKQEVRLDLVDVKVGEFVLVHVGFAIQRLSREEGLETRDIFKQVYAALEE; this comes from the coding sequence ATGTGTGTTGCAGTTCCCGCAGAAGTGCTTGAGATTCGAGATGGCAATATCGGCCTGGTGGATTACGGTGACTTGAAGCAGGAAGTCCGCCTCGACCTCGTTGATGTAAAAGTCGGAGAATTCGTCCTCGTCCATGTCGGGTTTGCCATCCAGCGCCTCTCCCGCGAGGAAGGGCTTGAGACCCGGGACATTTTCAAGCAGGTGTACGCGGCGCTGGAGGAATAA
- a CDS encoding archaeosine biosynthesis radical SAM protein RaSEA — protein sequence MISALKEKPLASWKGSERYGEEMLDCLTIIFKSGGCSWSRCRMCSYRHERYGDQSCEALLSHLRAQLAFVLAENNPADFKMIKIFTSGSFFDPAEVPPAFLADVASAFRGKLLIAETRPEFIRDETLIPFVEQIDDGSWKMPVYCAIGLETSNDAIREKCICKGFSFEDFTSAARTAHAAGAGVKAYLLHKPLFLTEKEALDDMLQSIRDAVLHADIISMNPCTVQKKTELEFYWKRGAYRPPYLWSVLTLLKESPVHMTCDPLGGGQKRGPHNCGKCDYDLVKGIREYSLNADRELINALLETDCACKAEWEYVLENEKPYCMPLTR from the coding sequence ATGATTTCTGCATTGAAAGAAAAACCCCTGGCCTCCTGGAAAGGTTCCGAGCGTTATGGGGAGGAGATGCTGGACTGCCTCACGATTATCTTCAAGAGTGGCGGCTGCTCCTGGTCGAGATGCCGTATGTGCAGTTACCGGCACGAGCGGTACGGGGACCAGTCCTGCGAAGCCCTCCTCTCCCATCTCCGGGCCCAGCTGGCATTTGTCCTTGCTGAAAATAATCCGGCCGATTTTAAGATGATCAAGATCTTCACCTCCGGGAGTTTTTTTGACCCGGCCGAAGTGCCACCGGCATTCCTTGCCGATGTAGCTTCCGCATTCCGGGGAAAACTGCTCATCGCAGAAACCCGGCCGGAATTCATCCGGGACGAGACTCTCATCCCGTTTGTCGAACAGATCGATGACGGCAGCTGGAAAATGCCGGTCTACTGCGCCATCGGGCTCGAGACGAGCAATGACGCGATCCGGGAAAAATGCATCTGCAAGGGGTTCTCTTTTGAGGATTTCACGAGTGCAGCCCGCACGGCACATGCGGCGGGTGCAGGGGTCAAGGCCTACCTCCTGCACAAACCGCTCTTCCTTACGGAAAAAGAGGCGCTTGACGATATGCTCCAGTCGATCCGGGATGCCGTACTGCATGCCGATATCATCTCCATGAATCCCTGCACGGTCCAGAAGAAGACCGAGCTCGAATTTTACTGGAAGCGGGGAGCATACCGCCCCCCGTACCTCTGGAGCGTTCTCACCCTGCTAAAAGAATCACCGGTGCACATGACCTGCGATCCGCTCGGGGGAGGCCAGAAACGCGGGCCGCATAACTGCGGGAAATGCGATTATGATCTTGTCAAGGGAATCCGGGAATATTCCCTCAATGCAGACCGGGAACTGATCAATGCCCTGCTCGAGACGGACTGTGCCTGCAAAGCGGAATGGGAGTACGTTCTTGAGAACGAGAAGCCGTACTGCATGCCGTTAACGCGATAA
- a CDS encoding TIGR00300 family protein codes for MGESQEIELRGHIIDSGIMTQLFDRVMDMGGNFEILAFDIGKKKTDPSYARLRINAPKEKLRCILSEIHRLGARPVEVKDVHLVAAEADRVVPKGFYTTSNHPTQVKYGGEWIDVAAIEMDFLVVVDPVKKTARAQALGKIKKGDLVVIGEQGVSVIYPERPREQSTFEFMHGTVSSERPSETLIANIAKEIIEIRKKGGKIAVVGGPAIIHTGADKALAGMIHDGYVNVLFAGNALATHDIEYNLYGTSLGMDISTGNPVMGGHKHHIYAISEIMRAGSIKNAVETGVITGGIMYECVKNNVPFVLAGSIRDDGPLPDVIQDVMQAQDAMRRHIEGCSMVLMIATLLHSIAVGNCLPSNVKTVCVDINPAHLTKLMDRGTTQAIGIVSDAGTFLPLLARQLEIQSREKK; via the coding sequence ATGGGCGAATCTCAGGAGATAGAGCTGCGAGGTCATATCATTGACTCAGGGATCATGACCCAGCTCTTCGATCGGGTTATGGATATGGGCGGCAACTTCGAGATCCTTGCCTTTGATATCGGCAAGAAGAAGACCGACCCGAGCTATGCCCGGCTCAGGATCAATGCCCCTAAAGAGAAACTGCGCTGCATCCTCTCCGAAATTCACCGGCTCGGAGCCCGCCCGGTTGAAGTTAAGGATGTCCATCTTGTGGCAGCCGAAGCCGATCGCGTTGTTCCCAAAGGATTTTACACAACCTCAAACCATCCCACCCAGGTCAAGTACGGGGGAGAATGGATCGATGTCGCCGCGATCGAGATGGATTTTCTCGTTGTCGTCGATCCGGTAAAGAAGACTGCGAGAGCACAGGCTCTGGGGAAAATCAAGAAAGGGGACCTGGTTGTCATCGGGGAGCAGGGCGTGAGTGTCATCTATCCCGAAAGACCCCGGGAACAGAGCACCTTTGAGTTCATGCACGGGACCGTCTCCTCCGAGCGACCCAGCGAGACCCTGATCGCCAATATTGCAAAAGAGATAATCGAAATCCGCAAGAAAGGCGGAAAAATTGCGGTTGTCGGGGGACCGGCCATCATCCATACCGGCGCCGACAAGGCTCTTGCCGGCATGATCCACGACGGGTATGTCAACGTCCTCTTTGCCGGCAATGCTCTCGCAACCCATGACATCGAATACAATCTCTACGGCACCTCCCTCGGGATGGATATCTCGACCGGGAACCCCGTGATGGGTGGGCACAAACACCACATCTATGCCATCAGCGAGATCATGCGGGCCGGCTCCATAAAAAATGCGGTTGAAACCGGCGTCATTACCGGCGGGATCATGTATGAGTGCGTAAAAAACAATGTCCCGTTTGTGCTTGCCGGTTCCATCCGGGATGACGGCCCGCTACCGGATGTGATCCAGGACGTCATGCAGGCACAGGATGCCATGCGCAGGCACATTGAGGGGTGCAGCATGGTTCTGATGATCGCAACCCTCCTCCACTCCATTGCGGTCGGGAACTGCCTGCCTTCCAATGTCAAGACGGTCTGTGTTGACATCAACCCAGCTCATCTCACGAAACTGATGGACCGGGGCACTACCCAGGCAATCGGCATCGTATCCGATGCAGGCACCTTCCTCCCGCTGCTGGCCCGGCAGCTGGAGATCCAGAGCCGGGAAAAGAAATAA
- a CDS encoding NTP transferase domain-containing protein: MYAVIMAGGAGTRLNLGEKPLIDICGRPMIARVLDAFSGAGCHTVVAASPNTPMTINWCRAQGIPCHKTAGLGYIEDMIGIVAELETEDPVFVSVSDIPCITPAIIRSVWNSHLAGGKDALSVWIPSVLVKSCRGGMPYRESIDGIESCPAGVNILRADRIDQVQEETRLLLNEPRLALNVNTREDRARAESLLKSAQ; this comes from the coding sequence ATGTATGCGGTGATCATGGCCGGCGGGGCAGGAACCCGCCTCAATCTCGGTGAGAAACCGCTCATCGACATCTGCGGACGCCCTATGATTGCCCGGGTCCTTGATGCATTTTCCGGAGCCGGGTGCCATACTGTTGTTGCTGCATCTCCGAACACGCCCATGACCATCAACTGGTGCAGGGCCCAGGGAATCCCATGTCATAAAACCGCGGGCCTCGGTTATATCGAGGATATGATTGGAATAGTTGCGGAACTGGAAACCGAAGATCCGGTCTTTGTCAGTGTCTCCGATATTCCCTGTATAACACCGGCTATCATCCGCTCTGTTTGGAATTCCCATCTTGCAGGTGGCAAGGATGCATTATCGGTCTGGATACCTTCAGTTCTTGTGAAATCCTGCCGGGGGGGAATGCCTTACCGGGAGAGTATAGACGGGATCGAATCCTGTCCGGCGGGTGTAAATATCCTCCGGGCCGATCGGATTGACCAGGTGCAGGAGGAGACCCGGCTGCTTCTGAACGAACCCCGGCTCGCCCTGAATGTCAATACCCGCGAAGATCGTGCCCGGGCCGAATCGCTTCTGAAATCTGCGCAATAA
- a CDS encoding histidinol-phosphate transaminase, translated as MAVDFPKRVVHGGTGKLQQEITQKTVLDFSASINPFSPAISWHCDPGSLSSYPDDSYHELKKRIAHVFKRKPEEICVGNGSIEILRVFCSVELGCHGSRKTFFAQPPTFGEYELSALIAGGIPAPDPEHADIRFLCNPNNPTGILLGKEAVLARLEDAKKCGALLFCDEAFIELSDPAASVAGISDPSLFVLRSLTKCFSVPGIRFGYGFGAPDLIERIETARAPWSVNAFAEAYALEALLRMEDLAGSRRLIERERQWLGQELTGLGLTCHPSAANYILIDVGRDVTQLCGKLSDLGILVRDCTSFRLPSCIRIAVRTHEENRVLVGALAACMR; from the coding sequence ATGGCTGTTGACTTTCCAAAACGGGTTGTTCACGGGGGTACCGGAAAGCTGCAGCAGGAAATAACACAAAAAACCGTGCTGGATTTCAGCGCGAGCATAAACCCGTTTTCACCCGCGATATCCTGGCATTGCGATCCCGGATCGCTCTCGTCGTATCCTGACGATTCCTATCATGAGCTCAAAAAGAGGATCGCGCATGTTTTCAAGCGGAAGCCGGAGGAGATCTGTGTTGGGAACGGATCGATCGAGATCCTCCGGGTATTCTGTTCTGTAGAACTGGGATGCCACGGTTCCCGGAAAACGTTCTTTGCGCAGCCCCCGACATTCGGGGAATATGAATTATCGGCACTCATAGCCGGAGGAATTCCCGCCCCCGACCCGGAACATGCAGATATCCGTTTCCTCTGTAATCCCAACAACCCGACCGGTATTCTCCTTGGAAAAGAAGCAGTTCTTGCCCGGCTGGAGGATGCAAAAAAGTGCGGTGCTCTTCTCTTCTGTGACGAGGCATTTATCGAACTGTCCGATCCCGCGGCAAGCGTTGCCGGTATTTCCGATCCATCTCTCTTTGTCCTCCGGTCGCTGACAAAATGCTTCTCGGTCCCGGGTATCCGGTTCGGGTACGGGTTTGGCGCTCCCGATCTCATCGAGCGGATCGAAACCGCCAGGGCTCCCTGGTCCGTCAACGCGTTTGCCGAAGCCTATGCCCTTGAAGCGCTCCTCCGCATGGAAGATCTTGCCGGATCGCGCAGACTCATTGAACGGGAACGGCAGTGGCTTGGACAGGAACTGACGGGTCTGGGGCTTACCTGTCACCCGTCTGCGGCAAATTATATCCTGATCGATGTCGGGCGTGATGTAACGCAGCTTTGCGGGAAATTATCCGACCTGGGGATTCTTGTCCGCGACTGCACATCCTTCAGGCTGCCTTCATGTATCCGGATCGCAGTCCGGACTCACGAGGAGAACCGGGTACTTGTCGGGGCCCTGGCTGCATGTATGCGGTGA
- a CDS encoding type II toxin-antitoxin system ParD family antitoxin, whose protein sequence is MMQRITLRLPEQQINLLQQMVDSGEYPNVSEAVRAAVRELVEKRASRVLKESDQVSFKV, encoded by the coding sequence ATGATGCAACGAATCACGCTCCGGCTCCCTGAACAACAGATCAATCTTCTCCAACAGATGGTTGACTCAGGGGAATATCCCAATGTATCAGAAGCCGTAAGGGCGGCGGTCCGTGAACTCGTTGAAAAACGTGCAAGTCGTGTCCTGAAGGAAAGCGACCAGGTTTCATTTAAGGTTTGA
- the ftsZ gene encoding cell division protein FtsZ: MQSIINDALKNAELEKDINKPGSNNAMEDDFVGQPRIVIIGCGGAGNNTVNRIHHMGVSGAETIAINTDKQHLDMIQADKRILIGKSLTKGLGAGGYPDVGKRAAEMARPTLEAILESADLVFITAGMGGGTGTGSAPVVASIAKEQGAIVVGMVSYPFQVEKARLIRAEEGLEALASAADSVIVLDNNRLKNFVPNLPLGQAFSVMDQLIGETVKGISETITEPSLINIDYADVRAIMSKGGVAVMLVGESKQQNKAESVVRECLSNPMLDIDYRGATGSLIHITGGTDLTLQDAEEVATSLTYELDPHADVIWGARVRGDMEGKIRVLAIMTGVKSAQILGTRQSYKTMINDIEEKRSNPKAVEMPQSRRSGRDQPSGGGMLEWVG, encoded by the coding sequence ATGCAAAGTATCATCAACGACGCTTTAAAAAACGCCGAGCTTGAAAAAGATATCAACAAGCCCGGCAGTAACAACGCAATGGAAGATGATTTTGTCGGACAACCAAGGATCGTTATCATTGGTTGCGGGGGTGCAGGCAACAACACCGTGAACCGTATCCACCACATGGGTGTATCCGGTGCCGAGACGATTGCCATCAACACCGACAAGCAGCACCTGGACATGATCCAGGCCGACAAACGCATCCTCATTGGAAAATCCTTAACAAAAGGTCTCGGTGCCGGCGGTTACCCCGATGTAGGTAAACGCGCAGCCGAGATGGCCCGCCCGACACTCGAGGCAATTCTCGAATCCGCGGACCTCGTCTTCATCACAGCAGGTATGGGAGGAGGTACCGGTACCGGTTCAGCCCCCGTTGTCGCATCCATTGCAAAAGAACAGGGTGCAATCGTCGTCGGCATGGTCAGCTACCCGTTCCAGGTCGAGAAAGCCCGCCTGATCCGTGCAGAAGAGGGTCTTGAGGCACTCGCATCCGCAGCAGACTCAGTCATTGTTCTGGATAACAACCGGCTGAAGAACTTTGTCCCGAACCTCCCGCTCGGCCAGGCATTCTCTGTCATGGACCAGCTCATCGGTGAGACCGTCAAGGGTATTTCCGAAACGATCACGGAACCCTCGCTCATCAACATCGACTATGCCGATGTCCGGGCCATCATGTCCAAGGGTGGCGTAGCAGTCATGCTCGTAGGCGAGAGCAAGCAGCAGAACAAGGCAGAGAGCGTTGTCCGCGAATGCCTGTCCAACCCGATGCTCGACATCGACTACCGCGGCGCAACCGGCAGCCTGATCCACATCACCGGCGGTACTGACCTGACCCTGCAGGATGCAGAAGAAGTCGCAACCTCGCTCACGTACGAGCTCGACCCCCACGCAGATGTCATCTGGGGTGCCCGCGTCCGTGGAGACATGGAAGGCAAGATCCGTGTACTCGCGATCATGACCGGTGTCAAGAGCGCCCAGATCCTGGGAACCCGCCAGTCCTACAAGACCATGATCAACGACATCGAAGAGAAGCGTTCGAACCCCAAGGCTGTTGAGATGCCCCAGAGCCGGAGAAGCGGCAGGGACCAGCCCAGCGGCGGCGGCATGCTTGAGTGGGTCGGTTAA
- a CDS encoding phosphoserine phosphatase, with protein MLNDLMEKRKKILAESEEHKNRRNELNANASKFARERNTLNNQTREFVEDAQKNKDLRDKSNQDVLDLKAQRNEFNDKANVLFEDIESFKKEHGTQKNRGVKELQKQIEYMEYRQQTEVFTTDKERELIEKIKQMKGQVREQEAELEQNKEMRTKIAEAREFRKEASDLHAKVTEVAELAQKHHDLMVESYRKADKSREAADAAHKSFVEAQEAADAEHKFFIACQKELRDYDKVISGLRKKTKKVKVTKEQKAVRKEAESLFKNFRAGEKLTTDDILLLQRSKLI; from the coding sequence ATGTTGAATGACCTGATGGAAAAAAGGAAAAAAATTCTTGCCGAGTCTGAAGAACACAAAAACCGCCGCAACGAGCTCAATGCAAATGCAAGCAAGTTCGCCCGCGAGCGCAATACCTTAAACAACCAGACCCGCGAGTTCGTGGAAGATGCGCAGAAGAACAAGGATCTCCGGGACAAGTCCAACCAGGATGTCCTTGATCTCAAGGCCCAGCGCAATGAATTCAATGACAAGGCAAACGTTCTTTTCGAGGACATAGAGTCCTTCAAAAAGGAACACGGCACCCAGAAGAACCGGGGCGTCAAGGAACTCCAGAAACAGATCGAGTACATGGAGTACCGCCAGCAGACCGAAGTCTTCACAACGGACAAGGAACGCGAGCTCATTGAAAAGATCAAGCAGATGAAGGGGCAGGTCCGCGAACAGGAAGCCGAGCTTGAGCAGAACAAGGAGATGCGGACAAAGATCGCCGAGGCACGCGAATTTCGCAAGGAAGCTTCCGATCTCCATGCAAAAGTAACGGAAGTTGCCGAACTTGCGCAGAAGCACCACGATCTTATGGTCGAGTCCTACCGGAAGGCCGACAAGTCCCGCGAAGCAGCTGACGCAGCCCACAAGAGTTTTGTCGAGGCACAGGAAGCAGCAGATGCAGAGCACAAGTTCTTCATCGCCTGCCAGAAAGAACTCCGCGACTATGATAAGGTGATCTCTGGCCTGCGCAAGAAGACAAAGAAAGTCAAAGTCACAAAAGAGCAGAAAGCGGTCAGGAAAGAAGCTGAGAGCCTCTTCAAGAACTTCCGGGCGGGAGAAAAACTCACGACCGATGATATCTTACTCCTCCAGCGCTCAAAACTCATCTGA